A region from the Mucilaginibacter sp. CSA2-8R genome encodes:
- a CDS encoding DUF6515 family protein, whose product MKNFNKYLVGLGLSILTTMSLAFNADAQRGGRGGGGFHGGGGFHGGGSFGGGGGFRGGGSFGGGGRVGGGFSSRGGFAPRGNYSVRPNFGGRIGGVVPRGSYGYRGGIVRPGYGGFGNRGYFYGRPYYRGGVRGFYGRPYGGLAYNYRGYYNSYYYPRIGVSIGVLPYGYYPFYWGNNQYYYSNGFYYQQYNNQYTVVEPPVGAEINQLPNDAEPITIDGQQYYESNGVYYLPITKPNGRLAYRVAGKDGELNTENGQYNDNGQYNNNSSYNNNNNDYPQVGDVIDELPENSRKVKIDGQKYYVTPDGIYLQQQRNADGKVIYVVSSVPGDDDDDQ is encoded by the coding sequence ATGAAAAACTTTAACAAATATCTGGTTGGTTTAGGATTGAGTATCCTTACAACTATGTCGCTGGCGTTTAATGCTGATGCACAACGTGGCGGCAGAGGCGGCGGCGGCTTCCATGGTGGAGGCGGTTTTCATGGTGGGGGAAGTTTTGGTGGAGGCGGTGGCTTCCGCGGCGGTGGTAGCTTTGGCGGTGGAGGCCGTGTGGGTGGCGGCTTTTCTTCTCGTGGAGGTTTTGCACCGCGTGGTAATTACAGTGTAAGGCCTAATTTTGGCGGCCGCATCGGTGGCGTAGTGCCTCGGGGTAGTTATGGCTACCGCGGTGGTATAGTCCGTCCGGGATACGGTGGTTTTGGTAATCGTGGTTACTTTTATGGTCGCCCTTATTACCGTGGTGGCGTAAGAGGTTTTTACGGCCGTCCGTACGGTGGCTTAGCCTATAATTACCGCGGATATTACAACAGCTATTATTATCCACGCATTGGGGTAAGCATCGGCGTATTGCCTTACGGATACTATCCGTTTTATTGGGGTAACAACCAATACTATTACAGTAACGGGTTTTATTACCAACAGTACAACAATCAATATACTGTAGTTGAACCACCGGTAGGTGCCGAAATTAACCAATTGCCCAACGATGCTGAACCGATTACTATTGATGGTCAGCAGTATTATGAGTCGAACGGAGTTTATTATTTGCCTATCACTAAACCTAATGGTCGTTTAGCTTACCGTGTAGCCGGTAAAGACGGCGAATTGAATACCGAAAACGGTCAATACAACGATAATGGCCAGTATAACAATAACAGTAGCTATAACAATAATAACAACGATTACCCGCAAGTAGGTGATGTAATTGACGAGCTGCCTGAAAATAGCCGCAAAGTAAAAATCGACGGACAAAAATATTATGTTACTCCGGATGGTATTTACTTACAACAACAGCGCAACGCTGACGGTAAAGTTATCTACGTAGTAAGCAGTGTACCTGGTGATGACGATGATGACCAGTAA
- a CDS encoding lipid-binding protein has product MKKILYTFILFAFAFSSCRKNTIDAGGTNVQDMSGEFWVQADDGDPNYYRVSTFNTAANSNTQMWLKEADYGYQTLVNVDLNAGTFSQPTGTDITGTYVFKPIVITNGKITKNGIKAPGSGVTTDLITFTATLYSNASTTYQVKYTGYRRTKFLQDDH; this is encoded by the coding sequence ATGAAAAAGATATTATACACATTTATATTATTTGCCTTCGCATTCAGTTCATGCCGAAAAAACACGATTGATGCAGGCGGAACAAACGTGCAGGATATGTCTGGTGAATTTTGGGTCCAAGCTGATGATGGTGATCCTAATTATTACCGGGTAAGCACTTTTAATACAGCAGCAAACTCAAATACCCAAATGTGGCTTAAAGAAGCCGATTATGGTTACCAAACTTTAGTTAATGTTGATTTAAACGCGGGTACATTTTCGCAGCCTACCGGCACAGACATCACCGGTACTTATGTGTTTAAGCCTATCGTAATTACTAATGGTAAGATCACCAAAAACGGGATCAAAGCACCTGGTTCTGGTGTAACTACCGATCTGATTACGTTTACGGCTACGCTGTATTCAAACGCAAGTACAACATACCAAGTGAAATATACTGGTTACCGCAGAACTAAATTCCTGCAGGACGATCATTAA
- a CDS encoding immunoglobulin-like domain-containing protein, whose translation MKKYIGFIGAALMCLSIFSCQKDNFNYPEGTVGVSTITYYPVFTRTGSQYVVVTKGGAYTDPGITAKEGTNDLKVTTTGTVNTNVVGVYPLTYTAVNKDGYSATSSRTVIVTSPDATAAANDFSGSYLRAATGQSAVWTKIGPGVYTVNNPGGAANVSLVAVALNQVGNRVYLPSQISSDGLTTSSSTESSTPGANGTLSQYSWVIINPGYGTAVRTFVKQ comes from the coding sequence ATGAAAAAATATATAGGATTTATTGGGGCGGCGCTAATGTGCCTATCCATATTTTCGTGTCAGAAAGATAACTTTAATTATCCTGAAGGGACAGTTGGCGTGTCTACTATTACTTATTATCCGGTATTTACTCGTACCGGAAGCCAGTATGTAGTGGTAACTAAAGGAGGAGCTTATACTGACCCAGGTATTACTGCTAAAGAGGGAACTAACGATTTAAAAGTAACCACTACAGGAACAGTAAATACTAATGTAGTTGGCGTTTATCCTTTAACCTACACCGCAGTTAACAAAGACGGTTATTCGGCTACCTCAAGCCGTACGGTTATTGTAACGTCGCCAGACGCTACTGCTGCAGCAAATGATTTTTCAGGAAGTTATTTAAGAGCTGCGACGGGCCAATCGGCAGTTTGGACCAAGATTGGACCTGGTGTATATACTGTGAACAATCCGGGCGGGGCAGCCAACGTAAGTTTGGTAGCTGTGGCACTTAATCAGGTTGGTAACCGTGTGTACCTCCCATCGCAAATAAGCAGCGACGGATTGACTACCAGTTCATCAACTGAGAGCTCAACTCCAGGCGCAAACGGTACGCTAAGCCAATATTCTTGGGTAATCATAAATCCAGGTTATGGTACGGCTGTAAGAACTTTTGTTAAACAATAA
- a CDS encoding SusD/RagB family nutrient-binding outer membrane lipoprotein produces MKRRTLYKSALVFAISYLSFGCSKIADINVSPNNPSVDAATPQILFPSAVISAAGRIGGELNILGGIWSQYWAQSNSASQYRNIDAYNVIRTDLNANYSELFAGSLNDLQLAITKAKASGNNQYYLMSTVMKAFVYETLVDLYDQVPYTEAFKGIDGLQPKFDDGYSIYTGLIGEMEAALATNYSANLSGTAASADFVFGGDMTKWRQFANTLELKMYLRMINAKPTEAQAGYQKLIARNADFLTTDAGVTSYTDATDRRNPFYTYNIYALNATTNLRASTTLASYLKQNNDPRAVSYFGTSNVVSVNQGDFNASLSAHPEYANANTPVQKPTDPVFFITKAESYFLQAEANLRYGGGANAAALYDNGVNAAFAQAGQARGGLYPFPSSGTFDQKLTAIITQKWVSFPSTGHTLEGFFDQQRTGIPAISPVYSTNAAYVPGQWVYSNAGVTSGKFPKRLVFPDVERSRNANTPAEVPITTPVWWGK; encoded by the coding sequence ATGAAAAGAAGAACTTTATATAAATCAGCATTAGTATTCGCCATTTCATATTTATCATTTGGCTGTAGTAAGATTGCAGATATAAACGTTAGCCCTAACAACCCTTCGGTTGATGCGGCTACCCCTCAAATTCTGTTCCCGTCTGCGGTAATATCAGCAGCCGGACGCATTGGAGGCGAACTGAATATATTAGGTGGTATTTGGTCACAGTACTGGGCACAGTCAAACAGTGCAAGCCAGTACCGTAACATTGATGCATACAACGTTATCAGAACAGACCTTAACGCTAATTATAGTGAGCTTTTTGCCGGTTCGTTAAACGATTTGCAGTTGGCTATCACAAAGGCTAAAGCAAGCGGTAACAACCAGTATTACCTAATGTCTACAGTAATGAAAGCCTTTGTATACGAAACATTGGTAGATCTTTACGACCAGGTACCTTATACCGAAGCTTTTAAAGGCATTGACGGTTTACAGCCTAAGTTTGACGACGGTTACAGCATTTATACCGGCTTAATCGGCGAAATGGAAGCTGCATTAGCTACCAACTACAGTGCCAATTTATCCGGAACTGCAGCATCGGCTGATTTTGTATTTGGCGGCGATATGACCAAATGGCGTCAGTTTGCTAATACGCTTGAGCTTAAAATGTACCTGCGTATGATTAATGCTAAACCAACCGAAGCTCAGGCCGGTTATCAAAAACTGATAGCCAGAAATGCAGACTTTTTGACTACAGATGCCGGTGTAACATCATACACCGACGCTACTGACAGACGTAATCCGTTTTATACTTATAACATTTACGCGCTTAATGCTACTACAAACTTAAGAGCAAGCACTACCCTGGCCAGTTACCTTAAGCAAAATAACGACCCGCGTGCAGTATCATACTTTGGTACATCAAATGTTGTGTCTGTTAATCAGGGAGACTTTAACGCTTCGTTATCTGCTCACCCGGAGTATGCCAACGCAAACACTCCAGTTCAGAAACCTACCGATCCGGTATTTTTTATCACTAAAGCCGAGTCGTACTTTTTACAAGCAGAAGCAAATCTTCGTTATGGCGGTGGCGCTAATGCGGCAGCCTTGTATGACAACGGTGTAAACGCTGCTTTTGCCCAGGCCGGACAAGCCCGTGGTGGTTTATATCCTTTCCCATCATCAGGTACGTTTGATCAAAAGCTTACAGCAATTATTACTCAAAAATGGGTTTCGTTCCCGAGCACAGGTCATACGCTTGAGGGTTTCTTCGACCAGCAACGTACTGGTATTCCAGCTATCAGCCCGGTATATTCTACCAATGCTGCTTATGTACCGGGGCAATGGGTGTACTCAAATGCCGGTGTAACTTCGGGTAAATTCCCTAAGCGTTTGGTGTTTCCGGATGTTGAGCGGAGCCGTAATGCCAATACACCAGCCGAAGTGCCAATTACTACTCCGGTATGGTGGGGTAAATAA
- a CDS encoding SusC/RagA family TonB-linked outer membrane protein, with product MKRILLMSLCFVLLFFGQTYAQDRTVTGTVTAKDDGQPLPGVVVKVKGTQTGSSTDAFGKYSIKLPSGGSLVFTFIGYNPQEAVPTGNVLNVALAPNVKQLGEVVVTALGTRSEKKSLGYAQTTVTSNEINASSSINLFSGVQGKVAGVSISNTSGSPGGSTKVIIRSFSSITGSNQPLYIIDGVPIDNSRPGSDANFDFGNNANDIDPNSIENMSILKGSAATALYGSRGSNGVILITTKRGKIGKPTVDVNIGATLTNVALFYHPQQVFGQGWDSQSYISENGNWGPKYDGVVRPWGAVVNNSQLLKPFSFVENNVKNAFDTGLELNNQVAVSGGNETSTYYMSYGNVYSNGILPSSNDSYKRNNFSLKGSTTYKGFTAEASMNYVSKASRFVATGQGDSGIGSGFYEEILQIPGNIPIRDLRDYKNQYFNVDNYFTPFAENPYYALYENGSRYRSDRIYGNVNLQYKANKWLTFQIQQGVDVNNSGDRIWHNVNNPAPGSWNGANPTNPEGATRAADVGNVIEDSFKQFEYDSKVNALFNSNITSDFNINGLVGVNYNDRGGRTLSSEVQGLTIPGFYQLSNTSNQPSSVESDTHRRLLGVYAQATLGYKNYLYLTLTGRNDWSSTLPKGKNNYFYPGASLAYNFLQSFGLQSETFTSAKLRASYGKTGSDTDPYRIINTITATNIGLGFGNNAFPFNGVPGFTVSNQLNNGTLKPETQTELELGMEANFLSNRLGFDFTYYSRVKKDQILPVSTSPSSGYTTAVLNFGRVRNRGIELSVHGTPVKSKNITWDVNYNFTRNRNLVLELPNGLNKVVLNSAYDAQLAAIAGQPLGVFLAPVPVYDPQGRIVVNNQGFPVTSTDLGNYGTSQSDFQMGLSNSIRVKQFTLGFTLDWRQGGRFYSGTADLLNFVGADQKTLYNDRRPFIVPNSVQAVTAANGSTSYVENTTPITETNIDDYYYPTSNKAQAYQNRILDKTYVKLRELTLSYSLPASIAAKLGAQRAMISVFGRNLYTWLPKRNQTIDPEVSNQGIDLASEFGEFRTAPPLRYMGASLKVSF from the coding sequence ATGAAGAGAATTCTACTTATGAGTCTGTGCTTTGTTTTGCTCTTTTTTGGGCAAACTTATGCGCAAGACCGTACAGTAACAGGTACTGTTACTGCTAAAGATGACGGGCAACCGCTTCCGGGCGTTGTAGTTAAAGTTAAAGGCACACAAACCGGAAGCTCAACCGATGCCTTTGGTAAATATTCAATTAAACTACCCAGTGGTGGTTCGTTGGTTTTTACCTTTATTGGTTATAACCCGCAAGAGGCAGTACCAACAGGTAATGTATTAAACGTTGCGTTGGCGCCTAACGTAAAGCAGTTAGGCGAAGTTGTAGTTACCGCGTTAGGTACACGCAGCGAAAAGAAATCGCTAGGTTATGCTCAAACTACGGTAACTTCTAACGAAATTAATGCTTCATCATCTATCAACCTGTTCAGTGGTGTTCAGGGTAAAGTGGCTGGTGTGAGTATTTCCAACACTTCGGGTTCTCCGGGTGGTTCAACTAAGGTTATCATCCGTAGCTTTTCGTCAATTACCGGTAGTAATCAACCTTTGTACATTATTGACGGTGTGCCTATTGATAACTCACGTCCGGGATCTGATGCCAATTTTGATTTTGGTAACAATGCCAACGATATCGATCCTAACTCTATTGAAAACATGAGTATCTTAAAAGGATCGGCGGCAACCGCGTTATATGGTTCGAGAGGTTCTAACGGTGTAATCTTAATTACTACTAAACGTGGTAAAATTGGCAAGCCAACTGTTGATGTAAACATTGGTGCCACGCTTACTAATGTTGCTTTGTTTTACCATCCGCAGCAGGTTTTCGGTCAGGGTTGGGATTCTCAATCTTATATTTCTGAAAACGGAAACTGGGGACCTAAATACGACGGTGTAGTTAGACCATGGGGCGCTGTTGTTAATAACTCGCAGTTACTTAAGCCTTTTTCGTTTGTTGAAAACAATGTCAAAAATGCTTTTGATACCGGTTTGGAATTAAACAACCAGGTAGCGGTTAGTGGTGGTAACGAAACGTCAACTTACTACATGTCTTATGGTAACGTTTATAGCAATGGTATTTTACCATCAAGCAATGATAGCTACAAACGTAACAACTTTAGCTTAAAGGGATCAACTACCTATAAAGGCTTTACAGCAGAGGCTTCGATGAACTATGTAAGCAAAGCATCGCGCTTTGTCGCCACTGGCCAGGGCGATTCTGGTATCGGTTCTGGTTTTTACGAAGAAATATTGCAAATTCCGGGTAATATTCCTATTCGTGATTTGCGCGATTATAAAAACCAGTACTTCAACGTTGATAACTACTTTACGCCGTTTGCAGAAAACCCATATTATGCACTTTACGAAAACGGTAGCCGTTACCGTAGCGATAGGATATATGGTAACGTTAACTTACAATATAAAGCCAACAAATGGTTAACCTTCCAGATTCAGCAAGGTGTTGACGTTAACAACTCTGGCGACAGAATATGGCACAACGTAAACAACCCAGCTCCTGGCAGCTGGAACGGTGCTAATCCAACCAACCCTGAGGGTGCCACCCGTGCTGCAGATGTGGGTAACGTTATCGAAGATTCATTCAAACAATTTGAATACGATTCAAAAGTTAACGCTTTATTTAACTCAAATATAACTTCAGATTTTAATATCAACGGTTTAGTTGGTGTAAACTACAACGACCGTGGCGGACGTACTTTGAGCAGCGAAGTGCAGGGTTTAACTATCCCTGGGTTTTACCAGTTATCTAACACATCTAACCAGCCAAGCAGTGTTGAGTCTGACACTCACCGCCGTTTATTAGGTGTTTACGCACAGGCTACTTTGGGTTACAAAAATTACTTGTATTTAACTTTAACCGGACGTAACGACTGGTCATCAACATTACCTAAGGGTAAAAACAATTATTTTTATCCGGGCGCCAGCTTAGCTTACAACTTCCTGCAATCATTCGGTTTACAAAGCGAAACGTTTACCAGCGCAAAATTACGCGCCAGCTATGGTAAAACAGGTAGCGATACTGATCCGTATCGTATTATCAATACCATCACTGCAACTAACATTGGTTTAGGTTTTGGTAACAACGCATTTCCATTTAACGGGGTACCTGGCTTTACAGTAAGTAACCAGCTTAATAACGGAACCCTGAAACCTGAAACTCAAACAGAACTTGAGTTGGGTATGGAGGCAAATTTCTTGAGTAACAGACTCGGATTTGATTTCACTTACTACAGTCGTGTTAAGAAGGACCAAATCCTGCCAGTATCAACTTCTCCGTCATCAGGTTATACTACAGCAGTACTTAACTTTGGTAGAGTAAGAAACCGTGGTATTGAGTTATCGGTACATGGTACACCAGTTAAATCTAAAAACATTACCTGGGATGTTAATTACAACTTTACCCGCAACCGCAATTTAGTGTTAGAATTACCTAACGGCTTAAACAAAGTGGTACTAAACAGTGCATATGATGCGCAGTTAGCAGCCATTGCAGGTCAGCCTTTGGGCGTGTTCCTGGCTCCGGTACCGGTATATGATCCACAGGGCCGTATTGTTGTAAACAACCAGGGTTTCCCGGTAACATCTACCGATTTAGGAAACTACGGTACTTCACAATCTGACTTCCAGATGGGTTTATCTAACAGCATCAGAGTTAAACAATTTACTTTGGGCTTTACTTTAGACTGGCGCCAGGGCGGTCGTTTCTACTCAGGAACTGCCGACTTATTGAACTTCGTAGGTGCTGATCAGAAAACTTTGTACAATGACCGTCGTCCGTTCATCGTGCCAAACTCTGTACAGGCTGTAACCGCTGCTAACGGCTCAACAAGCTATGTAGAAAACACTACGCCTATCACAGAAACCAACATCGACGATTATTATTACCCAACCTCAAACAAGGCACAGGCTTATCAAAACAGGATTTTAGATAAAACCTATGTAAAATTAAGAGAGTTAACTTTAAGTTACAGCCTGCCTGCTTCAATAGCCGCTAAATTAGGTGCACAACGTGCTATGATTAGCGTATTTGGCCGTAACCTTTATACCTGGTTGCCAAAACGCAATCAAACTATTGACCCTGAGGTATCTAACCAAGGTATAGATTTGGCTAGTGAGTTTGGTGAGTTCAGAACTGCGCCGCCTTTAAGATACATGGGTGCATCATTAAAGGTTTCATTTTAA
- a CDS encoding DUF1735 domain-containing protein, which yields MKKIFNTIILSISVLFMSSCLKSTDIVGPDAPGSAGAIIEFANPTFIATSSHTLTVPLARYEFLTLKTGDKVHVDVNYTGTNAAAPSNVTVNLTTDAGALTTHLTQANRTTYVALPTTLYTLPASVTIPSGQNKAGFDFTITDQFVANTTYAVALKIASASAGTVSGNFGTIVVALKRVP from the coding sequence ATGAAAAAAATCTTCAATACGATAATTTTATCAATATCTGTACTGTTTATGAGCTCGTGCTTAAAAAGTACTGATATTGTTGGTCCTGATGCTCCGGGTAGTGCAGGTGCCATTATAGAGTTTGCTAACCCAACGTTTATCGCTACAAGCTCACATACACTTACAGTTCCTTTAGCACGTTACGAGTTCTTGACTTTAAAAACCGGCGACAAGGTGCATGTAGATGTAAACTATACAGGCACCAATGCCGCAGCGCCATCAAACGTTACGGTTAATTTGACTACGGATGCCGGTGCGTTAACTACACACTTAACTCAGGCTAATAGAACTACTTATGTTGCACTGCCAACAACACTTTATACTCTGCCTGCATCGGTTACTATACCATCAGGGCAAAATAAAGCCGGTTTTGACTTTACAATCACTGATCAGTTTGTTGCCAATACAACCTACGCTGTTGCACTCAAAATAGCGTCAGCAAGTGCTGGTACAGTTAGCGGTAACTTCGGAACGATAGTAGTTGCACTTAAGCGTGTGCCATAA
- a CDS encoding SusD/RagB family nutrient-binding outer membrane lipoprotein, which produces MKKILNLFILTLAAVTVTSCKKYLDVNVNPNDPTTGTPDLVLPQSIVYAAAHTVNFNFYGSQTVGYLANGGGVSGWGAIISYNYATTDQTGLFNTSYDVANDIQYVIDNTEGQAQFAQYNAAAKVMKAFVFQRLVDQYNDVPYTESLKGGGNVTPKYDKATDIYKSLADLCDAAITTFNANPVATSQFKTSDPLFGSSSSTTVEINRWIQFANTLKLRLIIRAGSKVAFSNKTFDSKGFLTDDAIVNPGYTRANGKQNPMWNSYAYSFANAAQTAGAQYVPTPYIISFFNGQKISDPTRINLYYKNGSAVNSGSFTNTLGSLLATAGRGQTPNSWFKGTNATTYDQAGIFKGPDAGQPIFLAADSYFLQAEAMLTGVISGDATTAFNNGILASFTYLDKNAAGAVTGNVPGSATVARNPSAEVTAYKAANPNSYLVNYEKATTNAQRLEAIITQKYLALNFIIGDEAWNEYRRTGYPVNVNNGSSTESFTSVATESTAPDKLPTRLLYPNTEFSYNSANIPSVDKYTSKIFWAR; this is translated from the coding sequence ATGAAAAAGATATTAAATTTATTTATTTTAACTCTTGCGGCGGTTACAGTTACCTCTTGTAAGAAATATTTGGATGTTAACGTTAACCCTAACGATCCAACTACCGGCACGCCCGACTTGGTGCTGCCTCAATCTATCGTCTATGCAGCAGCTCATACCGTAAACTTTAACTTTTACGGTTCGCAAACTGTTGGTTATTTAGCCAATGGTGGTGGTGTGAGCGGCTGGGGTGCTATCATCTCTTACAATTACGCAACTACTGACCAAACCGGTCTGTTTAATACCTCTTATGACGTAGCTAACGACATTCAGTATGTTATTGACAATACCGAAGGTCAGGCACAGTTTGCACAGTATAATGCGGCAGCTAAAGTGATGAAAGCATTCGTTTTTCAGCGTTTGGTAGATCAGTATAACGATGTTCCTTACACAGAGTCGTTAAAAGGTGGAGGTAATGTGACTCCCAAATATGATAAGGCAACTGACATTTATAAATCATTAGCTGATTTGTGTGATGCAGCCATTACCACGTTTAATGCTAACCCCGTTGCTACATCTCAATTCAAAACGTCCGACCCATTGTTCGGTTCTTCGAGTAGTACTACGGTAGAGATTAACCGCTGGATTCAGTTTGCTAATACCCTTAAATTGCGCTTGATTATCAGAGCAGGCAGCAAAGTTGCTTTCTCGAATAAAACCTTTGACAGTAAGGGCTTTTTAACTGATGATGCTATAGTCAATCCAGGTTACACCCGCGCAAACGGTAAACAAAATCCAATGTGGAACAGCTATGCTTACTCATTTGCAAATGCTGCACAAACTGCGGGTGCACAGTATGTACCTACCCCTTATATCATCAGCTTTTTTAACGGTCAAAAAATTAGTGATCCAACACGTATAAACTTATACTATAAAAACGGATCGGCTGTAAATTCGGGCAGCTTTACTAATACTTTGGGCAGTTTATTAGCTACTGCAGGCCGTGGGCAAACACCAAACTCATGGTTTAAGGGTACAAACGCTACTACTTACGACCAGGCTGGTATTTTTAAAGGTCCGGATGCAGGTCAGCCTATTTTCTTGGCTGCCGACAGCTACTTTTTACAAGCCGAAGCTATGCTAACAGGTGTAATTAGCGGTGATGCCACAACGGCTTTCAATAACGGTATATTGGCTTCATTTACTTATCTGGATAAAAACGCAGCTGGTGCGGTTACGGGTAACGTACCGGGTAGTGCCACAGTTGCGCGCAACCCAAGTGCCGAAGTAACTGCTTATAAGGCTGCTAACCCTAACTCGTACCTGGTAAACTACGAAAAAGCAACTACTAATGCACAGCGTTTAGAGGCTATTATTACCCAAAAATACCTGGCTTTAAACTTTATCATTGGTGATGAAGCCTGGAACGAGTATCGTCGTACCGGTTACCCCGTAAACGTTAATAATGGTAGTTCAACAGAGTCGTTTACTTCAGTTGCCACTGAGTCAACTGCGCCGGATAAATTACCAACCCGTTTACTGTACCCGAATACTGAGTTTAGCTATAATTCAGCAAATATTCCGAGTGTAGATAAATACACTTCTAAAATTTTCTGGGCACGATAA